A genomic segment from Labrus bergylta chromosome 3, fLabBer1.1, whole genome shotgun sequence encodes:
- the qser1 gene encoding glutamine and serine-rich protein 1, whose translation MMDRNYPTSSFADALAAPAQTVASWAYDRSTASVKPSSSYGAAHLEAELLQRQSYTSTHQLPTYTTSHLPAAAGTLDSSSNTSETSIMSFLSAMESRSLQAGPVSASLLPPFRPPSWPAGTNSSTTELYLTGALPSTATFPSPAALSSYQHTGAYPPRSYATNPSLALPDPAFSQSTNGLFSHHDPLLHLKSSQTVLPTALAFNHLSASALGSTLPVQSSTYRSAQESAPHLLQPQFSLLPSGLPAPHGTSQPYGATVFSGSIERALQRECSVIKHHQRPSSSHAAPEQLSNSEHSLQGYFGSGNEADVSYEQDPSRQTQVSCSPSTGQDSSQGVSRAPQPKTDSVTQVYSSTSLPKAKDCSSKLAQHSAGAEESHRHSQNLSAGSPDNYSPGQKQNSVIANQQSVQLSSLMSSSLAQTYITPHTQSQNSNSTSGKLSPLYKTLPSLSSQSNNVASVSQALIYSSSPGLSQEQEIQYGAQVQGLCQGNLSESYPPANSQGAPSVTFTSHSQVQASVTQTQSYATGQSLNQSLNSPYQSTCVRSLPTPNSTQDYTLMQSSLGSKTHDTLSQQQTMSLPTYSSTAQALQINARSSIQDIKLTYSKQKLEELPIQDLDALQQASMEASAAASNMSAHHNVIYVVSKMDDHQKTQSVIRSNSRSDDQLMGLGHTNTAQLKDERLDSLSQQHVHLSSTNGHDTRNLKTTNSSIIASHVPLSSEQLKQHLLQLKSPEPHQPNHQNHSQSQTTAPHTQFITVPSTQVVLDHNQMILLQQSLVHHAQNTSKVVSVQGIPPGHDLGPVHVQYLQMDRELLGPSVTETQSQQGTVVSEQSSGCPETSKQHYSQSTNQQPSDAKNHFALNSICFPDSMLLGDDRNILSNVDDILAATVAACGVTPQDFVKATSSAEAEMAAMSSPVDSKGHFQTVDMRHMSPSFTHSHGMAMTLNGAQMATDCQGQSVHHNNSSDLDSNGDGGSSENDYHLAGQVYDPSGLQSRVKGNVKCIKTEDGLMDSQGVEDFPKKKARSKTLMKPGGPEEDNGQARASKRGGQAKRQNSRGSDVSSPSSLQNVYDGCLQQERIRQKIREVEEKQPEVKTGFIGSFLDFIKSGPKQQYSPSPTRTISRQKKPCTSSKPPPCALPSLPPKLQTLPSPLIPQESQGVSSQQKRLDDDLQKNLETLPSFSSDEEENTGKNQALRNSITSALSALDESTDRKTRTDNQIPGSVMKPQQVPTMPLLVPEARMSQVVTPTQTTIAVSRGTTFVANKESKETPPGQLAVRLTSVAIEGLTDEELSDSGGEGMYRERDEFVVRNEDIESLKVTMRAGSEPPAIWKVQKALLQKFVPELRDGKRVFSATNSYLGYFGDAKTMYQRVYVKFLDTVNKREYVRVCSRKPRCKPMNSLRGVQVKTLLGLTAATSSVSSSQKPRPKQPKTRAEPPPKKRRKWKEEFSPTASGSSAEEGGEDDELNPPVPFASRLLNTRTTKETFKSFVEVLIGIALDEDVITALERANDELLLPHMKRVDGMITDNRKRLLHKLHIGQVLKTALDSFPEISVVTELKKDGETPAFKVRLSGKAYNKKTMKPYKMPNKVPQEYTVDQQKTQWFSLYHSLQHYKYHTYLMCKDEIASLRLQVGDLGQEETVQKCLQNGAWVEGLFDRFGELISQVQQACR comes from the exons ATGATGGACAGGAACTACCCGACCTCCAGCTTCGCGGACGCGCTGGCTGCTCCAGCACAGACCGTAGCTTCTTGGGCCTATGACCGCAGCACGGCTAGTGTCAAGCCCAG TTCCAGTTATGGTGCAGCACACCTTGAGGCAGAGCTCCTCCAGCGGCAAAGCTATACTTCAACCCACCAGCTTCCCACCTACACTACATCACaccttcctgctgcagcag GAACACTTGACTCAAGCAGTAATACTTCTGAGACCTCAATCATGAGCTTCCTGTCAGCCATGGAGTCTAGAAGCCTTCAGGCTGGTCCTGTTAGTGCCTCACTACTTCCTCCTTTCAGGCCTCCATCATGGCCTGCTG GTACAAACTCATCAACCACAGAACTATATTTGACTGGGGCCCTGCCTTCTACTGCCACCTTCccctctcctgctgctctgtcaTCCTATCAGCACACTGGTGCCTACCCTCCCAGGAGTTATGCCACGAACCCTTCCTTGGCTCTCCCGGATCCTGCCTTCAGCCAATCCACCAATGGCCTGTTTTCTCACCATGACCCCCTCCTTCATCTCAAATCAAGCCAGACTGTGCTTCCCACTGCACTGGCTTTCAATCATCTCTCTGCATCCGCTCTGGGCTCGACTCTGCCAGTCCAGTCATCCACTTACCGCTCGGCCCAGGAGTCAGCCCCCCACCTCTTACAACCCCAGTTCAGCCTGCTACCTTCTGGCCTGCCAGCTCCTCATGGCACTTCACAACCATACGGAGCCACGGTTTTCTCAGGCTCCATTGAACGAGCTCTTCAGCGTGAATGTAGTGTGATTAAACACCACCAGAGGCCTTCTAGTAGCCACGCAGCACCCGAGCAATTGTCCAATTCAGAGCACTCCTTACAGGGATACTTTGGCTCTGGCAATGAAGCGGATGTGTCCTATGAGCAGGACCCGTCCCGACAGACCCAAGTGTCCTGCAGCCCTTCCACAGGCCAAGATTCCTCTCAAGGGGTCAGTCGTGCTCCACAACCCAAAACAGACTCAGTTACACAAGTATATTCATCCACTTCTTTGCCAAAGGCTAAAGACTGTTCTTCAAAACTGGCTCAACACTCTGCTGGTGCTGAAGAGAGTCACAGACACTCTCAGAACCTTTCAGCAGGGTCTCCAGATAATTATTCCCCAGGTCAAAAACAGAACTCAGTGATTGCTAATCAGCAGTCAGTCCAGCTCTCCAGCCTTATGTCCAGTAGTCTGGCTCAAACCTACATCACCCCCCACACCCAGTCGCAAAACTCCAATTCCACCTCGGGCAAACTCTCCCCACTTTACAAGACTCTGCCTTCTCTCTCTAGCCAGTCTAACAATGTTGCATCTGTAAGTCAGGCTCTTATTTACTCTTCCAGTCCTGGGCTGAGCCAGGAGCAGGAGATCCAGTATGGAGCCCAGGTCCAGGGCTTGTGTCAGGGGAATCTCTCTGAGAGTTACCCCCCAGCCAACTCTCAGGGTGCCCCAAGTGTGACTTTTACATCTCACTCTCAGGTGCAAGCTTCGGTAACTCAAACTCAGAGCTACGCAACAGGACAATCCCTTAACCAATCCTTAAACTCACCTTATCAATCCACATGTGTACGGAGTCTGCCCACACCAAATTCTACACAGGACTACACCCTCATGCAGTCATCATTGGGAAGTAAAACACATGACACTCTGTCCCAGCAGCAGACAATGTCTTTGCCGACATACTCTTCAACTGCTCAAGCCTTACAGATCAATGCTAGGTCATCAATCCAGGACATCAAGCTAACATACAGTAAACAGAAACTTGAAGAGCTTCCTATCCAGGATCTAGATGCTCTCCAACAGGCATCTATGGAAGCCTCTGCTGCGGCAAGCAATATGTCTGCTCATCACAATGTCATCTATGTTGTTTCAAAAATGGATGATCACCAGAAAACCCAAAGTGTCATCCGAAGCAATTCACGCTCTGATGACCAGCTCATGGGACTGGGTCATACAAACACAGCACAGCTAAAGGATGAAAGGCTTGATTCTTTAAGCCAACAGCATGTTCATCTAAGCAGTACAAATGGTCATGATACAAGAAACCTGAAAACCACAAACTCCAGTATTATAGCGTCACATGTACCTCTTAGCTCAGAACAGCTCAAGCAGCACTTGCTCCAACTAAAATCTCCTGAGCCACATCAACCAAACCATCAGAATCATAGTCAGTCCCAAACCACTGCACCCCACACCCAATTTATTACTGTCCCCAGCACTCAGGTTGTCCTTGACCATAACCAGATGATTCTGCTCCAGCAGTCCCTCGTACATCATGCCCAGAACACTTCGAAGGTGGTGTCAGTGCAAGGTATTCCACCAGGACACGATTTGGGTCCTGTACATGTTCAGTACCTTCAGATGGATCGAGAACTTCTTGGTCCCAGTGTCACTGAAACTCAGAGTCAGCAGGGCACAGTAGTGTCCGAACAGAGCTCAGGATGCCCTGAAACCTCCAAACAACACTACAGCCAGTCCACAAACCAGCAACCCAGTGATGCCAAGAACCACTTTGCTCTCAACTCTATTTGCTTCCCCGACTCCATGCTACTTGGAGATGACAGAAATATTTTGTCAAATGTTGACGACATCCTAGCTGCCACCGTGGCAGCCTGTGGTGTCACACCACAAGACTTTGTCAAAGCTACGTCCTCTGCTGAGGCTGAAATGGCAGCGATGTCAAGTCCAGTTGATTCTAAAGGCCACTTCCAGACGGTGGATATGAGGCACATGTCGCCAAGTTTTACACACTCTCACGGCATGGCCATGACACTAAATGGAGCTCAGATGGCCACAGACTGTCAGGGTCAGTCTGTCCACCACAACAACAGCTCTGACCTCGATTCAAATGGAGATGGAGGGAGCTCTGAGAACGACTATCACTTAGCCGGGCAGGTGTATGACCCGTCAGGTCTCCAGAGCAGAGTCAAAGGGaatgtgaaatgtattaaaacagaGGATGGCCTCATGGACAGCCAAGGAGTTGAAGACTTTCCCAAAAAGAAGGCCCGCTCGAAGACCTTGATGAAACCAGGGGGTCCTGAGGAGGATAATGGACAGGCAAGAGCGTCAAAGCGTGGTGGGCAGGCGAAGCGACAGAACTCCAGGGGTAGTGACGTCAGCTCGCCATCTTCTTTACAGAATGTATACGATGGTTGTCTGCAGCAGGAAAGAATCCGGCAGAAGATCCGCGAAGTGGAAGAGAAACAGCCAGAGGTCAAAACCGGTTTCATAGGCTCGTTCCTCGACTTCATCAAATCTGGTCCCAAACAGCAATACTCTCCAAGTCCTACACGAACGATAAGTCGCCAGAAAAAGCCGTGCACCTCATCCAAACCACCGCCGTGTGCTTTGCCATCTTTGCCTCCTAAACTGCAGACTCTACCCAGTCCCTTGATTCCCCAGGAGAGTCAAGGAGTGAGCTCTCAGCAGAAACGTCTGGATGACGATTTGCAAAAGAACTTGGAGACTCTGCCATCTTTCAGTtcagatgaagaggagaacacTGGGAAGAACCAGGCCCTGAGGAACAGCATCACCTCAGCACTTTCGGCCCTGGATGAGTCTACAGATCGGAAAACCAGAACAG ATAACCAAATCCCTGGTTCAGTGATGAAGCCACAACAGGTTCCCACCATGCCACTCCTCGTCCCTGAGGCCCGAATGTCACAGGTCGTCACTCCTACCCAGACAACAATCGCCGTGTCAAGAGGGACTACCTTTGTGGCCAATAAGGAGTCCAAAGAGACCCCTCCAGGCCAGTTGGCTGTGAGGCTTACGAGTGTGGCCATCGAGGGACTGACTGACGAGGAGCTGTCTGACAGTGGAGGAGAGGGAATGTACAGAGAGAGGGACGAGTTCGTCGTCAGGAATGAGGACATCGAAAGCCTAAAG GTGACAATGAGAGCAGGCAGTGAGCCTCCAGCCATCTGGAAAGTCCAGAAGGCTCTGCTGCAGAAGTTTGTGCCTGAGTTGAGAGATGGGAAGAGAGTCTTCTCAGCTACGAACAGT TATCTTGGATACTTTGGTGACGCCAAGACCATGTACCAGAGAGTCTACGTGAAGTTCTTGGACACGGTTAACAAAAGAGAGTATGTACGAGTTTGCAGTCGGAAGCCGCGCTGCAAGCCAATGAACTCCCTAAG GGGTGTTCAGGTGAAAACTTTGCTGGGCCTGACAGCCGCCACGTCCTCAGTCTCCTCGAGCCAAAAGCCTCGACCCAAACAGCCCAAGACCCGGGCTGAACCCCCGCctaagaagaggaggaaatggaaGGAGGAGTTTTCGCCCACTGCCTCTGGATCATCTGCAGAAGAaggtggtgaagatgatg AGTTAAACCCCCCTGTTCCGTTCGCTTCACGGCTCCTCAACACACGAACCACGAAGGAGACATTCAAGAGCTTTGTGGAAGTGCTCATCGGCATTGCGTTAGACGAAGATGTGATCACAGCACTTGAGAGGGCAAATG ATGAATTGCTGCTGCCACATATGAAAAGAGTTGATGGGATGATCACAGACAACAGGAAGCGCCTGCTTCACAAACTGCACATAGGGCAGGTCCTAAAG ACGGCTCTTGACAGCTTCCCAGAGATCTCAGTGGTGACTGAACTTAAAAAGGATGGGGAAACCCCGGCCTTTAAGGTGCGTCTCAGTGGGAAGGCCTACAACAAGAAAACCATGAAACCTTACAAGATGCCCAACAAAGTGCCTCAG GAGTATACAGTGGACCAGCAGAAAACTCAGTGGTTCTCTCTGTACCACTCTTTGCAGCACTACAAGTACCACACGTACCTCATGTGTAAGGACGAG ATTGCATCTCTGCGCTTGCAGGTCGGGGACCTGGGGCAGGAGGAGACGGTACAGAAGTGTCTGCAGAACGGAGCGTGGGTGGAGGGGCTGTTCGATCGCTTTGGAGAGCTTATAAGTCAGGTGCAGCAGGCCTGCCGATGA
- the prrg4 gene encoding transmembrane gamma-carboxyglutamic acid protein 4 — protein sequence MTMFFHLLIILQLLSCGHLACMRRLLTKQEGDQEVFVDEGDANSFLGRHLLFNRFDFEIFVPGNLERECYEEVCNYEEAREVFESIPLTDAFWKKYTAEQDKRPSRVDVTALLVGLIAAGVSVVIVGLLVWYFCQGKCKDNVSRASSIRSRPRRSNASLIMRRLEEVSLHPGVPPPILMGDIDPPGLPSYEQAIAISGQHDAPPPPYPGSRAGSIRR from the exons ATGACCATGTTTTTTCATCTGCTCATAATCCTCCAACTCCTGTCATGTGGACATCTGGCCTGTATGAGGAGGTTACTGACCAAGCAAGAAGGAGACCAAGAAG TGTTTGTAGATGAAGGGGACGCCAACTCGTTCCTGGGTCGTCATCTACTGTTCAACCGGTTCGACTTTGAGATTTTTGTGCCTGGGAATCTGGAAAGGGAGTGTTATGAAGAGGTCTGCAATTACGAGGAAGCAAGAGAGGTCTTTGAAAGCATCCCGCTTACA gatGCTTTTTGGAAGAAATATACTGCAG AGCAGGATAAGCGTCCCTCTCGGGTGGATGTGACAGCTCTTTTAGTGGGACTGATTGCTGCTGGAGTGTCCGTTGTTATTGTTGGACTTTTGGTCTGGTATTTCTGTCAGGGCAAATGTAAGGACAACGTAAGCCGTGCAAG CTCCATTCGATCTCGACCGAGGAGAAGTAACGCTTCTTTAATAATGCGACGGCTAGAGGAGGTGTCCCTACATCCTGGGGTCCCGCCTCCGATCCTAATGGGGGACATAGACCCCCCGGGGCTGCCGTCATATGAGCAAGCAATAGCAATAAGTGGACAGCATGACGCCCCACCTCCTCCATATCCTGG ctCAAGAGCTGGAAGTATTCGGCGGTAG